The Papaver somniferum cultivar HN1 chromosome 3, ASM357369v1, whole genome shotgun sequence genome includes a region encoding these proteins:
- the LOC113361955 gene encoding ribonuclease II, chloroplastic/mitochondrial-like, with translation MERRIADQNGFTSSIKPQQVTYIIRGVENFNYEEISRFIQKVENNLDPTLLEYAWMELIENPKSVTAEEMAEVEELLRRKEVKEAAEKELQEFAQLLKSANAMPNSSKPRNEFWTLEEKSRQKTEALEAYAIDVCKNDD, from the exons ATGGAAAGAAGAATTGCAGATCAG AATGGCTTCACGTCTTCTATTAAGCCGCAACAAGTTACATATATCATCCGTGGGGTTGAAAATTTCAACTACGAGGAGATATCAAGATTCATTCAAAAAGTTGAGAATAACTTG GATCCGACATTGCTTGAGTATGCTTGGATGGAGCTTATTGAGAATCCAAAATCTGTCACAGCTGAAGAAATGGCAGAG GTCGAAGAACTTCTACGCAGGAAGGAAGTGAAAGAGGCTGCAGAAAAGGAACTTCAGGAGTTTGCTCAGCTACTTAAATCTGCTAACGCTATGCCCAATTCTTCTAAACCTCGCAATGAGTTTTGGACATTAGAAGAGAAAAGCCGCCAAAAGACTGAGGCTCTTGAGGCTTATGCTATTGATGTGTGCAAAAATGATGATTAG